A single genomic interval of Actinomycetota bacterium harbors:
- the hpt gene encoding hypoxanthine phosphoribosyltransferase — MSVALAALGGGELLNGDTTELGEILLTEDDIQSRIAEIAKRITEDYRDRGLVLVGVLKGAFILMSDLARRIELPLEFDFMAVSSYGSATRTSGVVRILKDLDFEISGRHVLLVEDIIDSGLTLKYLLKYLSTRKPASLEVCALMRKAGIQKVPLDVRYEGFEIPPVFVVGYGLDYLQRYRNLPYVAVLRDGPASP, encoded by the coding sequence TTGTCCGTAGCATTGGCCGCTCTCGGGGGAGGTGAGCTTCTGAACGGCGATACCACGGAGCTGGGCGAGATCCTCCTCACCGAGGACGACATCCAGTCCCGGATCGCGGAGATCGCCAAGCGGATCACCGAGGACTACCGGGACCGGGGGCTCGTTCTGGTGGGGGTCCTGAAGGGGGCGTTCATCCTGATGAGCGACCTCGCCCGGCGCATCGAACTCCCCCTCGAGTTCGACTTCATGGCGGTCTCCAGCTACGGTTCGGCCACCCGCACCTCGGGTGTGGTGCGCATCCTGAAGGACCTCGACTTCGAGATCTCGGGGCGCCACGTCCTGCTGGTGGAGGACATCATCGACTCCGGGTTGACCCTCAAGTACCTGCTGAAGTACCTGTCCACCCGCAAGCCGGCCAGCCTGGAGGTGTGCGCCCTCATGCGCAAGGCCGGGATCCAGAAGGTGCCCCTCGACGTGCGCTACGAAGGCTTCGAGATCCCACCGGTGTTCGTGGTCGGCTACGGGCTCGACTACCTGCAGCGCTACCGCAACCTCCCCTACGTGGCGGTGCTGCGCGACGGGCCGGCCTCGCCCTAA